A section of the Deinococcus taeanensis genome encodes:
- a CDS encoding GNAT family N-acetyltransferase gives MTAHRTPAAARLAWAEAHAHALGGLRHMIGPLVAAHTAPDLPLNTAWHDGTTPLTAAHLQDLEAFCAAHHQVPTVHVLSPFAAASLPALNARSYELSGVLNAYLHNLEPLPLPPALPVAETTDPDEWAHLSAQGFGPGSLSTMLVVARTPGTRLFTAQLHGEAAGSAALAVHEGVGALFGMSTLPAARGQGVQTALLAARVHAAAQTRADLASVFVTPGTPSERNILRAGFRLAALRLTFTRQPAR, from the coding sequence ATGACTGCGCACCGCACGCCGGCAGCCGCGCGGCTCGCGTGGGCCGAAGCCCACGCACACGCCCTCGGCGGCCTGCGCCACATGATCGGCCCGCTGGTGGCCGCCCACACCGCTCCGGACCTGCCCTTGAACACCGCGTGGCACGACGGCACGACTCCCCTCACCGCCGCCCACCTTCAGGACCTCGAAGCGTTCTGCGCCGCGCACCATCAGGTGCCCACCGTGCATGTCCTCTCTCCTTTCGCCGCAGCGTCCCTGCCCGCCCTGAACGCCCGCAGCTACGAGCTGAGCGGCGTGCTGAACGCCTACCTGCACAATCTGGAGCCCCTCCCCCTACCGCCGGCCCTGCCGGTCGCGGAAACCACCGACCCGGACGAATGGGCGCACCTGTCTGCGCAGGGCTTCGGGCCCGGCAGCCTGAGCACCATGCTGGTCGTGGCCCGCACCCCAGGCACCCGCCTGTTCACCGCGCAGCTGCACGGGGAAGCAGCGGGCAGCGCCGCACTCGCCGTGCATGAGGGGGTGGGCGCCCTGTTCGGCATGTCGACCCTGCCCGCTGCCCGGGGCCAGGGCGTGCAGACGGCGCTGCTCGCCGCGCGGGTGCACGCCGCCGCCCAGACCCGCGCGGACCTCGCGAGCGTGTTCGTGACCCCAGGTACACCCAGCGAACGCAACATACTGCGCGCCGGATTTCGGCTGGCGGCGCTGCGACTCACGTTCACCCGCCAGCCAGCCCGGTAG
- the cobA gene encoding uroporphyrinogen-III C-methyltransferase has protein sequence MTDVPASASPRAFVSLIGAGPGDPGLLTLRGMQALQEADVVLFDYLANPDLLRFAPQAETIYVGKKGFSEYISQEQINALLVRKAQEHGGRRVARLKGGDVFVFGRGGEEAEACAHAMVPFEVVPGVSSAIAAPAYAGIPVTHREAARSFAVLTGNTREGGAHYERLSGVDTLVLLMGVRNLDQIAADLIAAGRDPQTPAATVQWGTTPQQRAVTGTLATIADVVRAAGLEAPAVTVVGEVVRLRDTLRWFDTAPGFGGPLAGKTVAVTRTRDGASGLSDRLRARGASVLEVPLIRFAPTARPGELRARLRDLSGVAWLLLSSNQAVSSLFTHLDALGLDARHLAGVRVAAVGPSTARSLAERGVRADFVPATPGARHLGAGLPAGPEEGTLLHLTSQVAEDDLQRALEERGLTYEREELYRTEPAQPDDLSMDRLRGAAVVTLASGSAARHLAALAGTAFRVAAMGPQTADAAREAGFTQVTVAHEATLDALAQAAEAAIQA, from the coding sequence ATGACTGACGTTCCTGCTTCTGCCTCTCCGCGCGCGTTTGTGTCCCTGATCGGGGCCGGGCCGGGCGATCCGGGCCTGCTGACCCTGCGGGGCATGCAGGCCCTGCAGGAGGCAGACGTGGTGCTCTTCGACTACCTCGCCAATCCGGACCTGCTGCGGTTCGCTCCGCAGGCCGAGACGATCTACGTGGGCAAGAAGGGTTTTTCGGAGTACATCAGTCAGGAGCAGATCAACGCCCTGCTGGTCCGCAAGGCGCAGGAGCACGGTGGGCGGCGCGTGGCGCGCCTGAAGGGTGGAGACGTGTTCGTGTTTGGCCGCGGGGGCGAGGAGGCAGAAGCCTGCGCGCACGCCATGGTGCCGTTTGAGGTGGTGCCGGGCGTCAGCAGCGCCATCGCCGCGCCCGCGTACGCCGGGATTCCCGTCACGCACCGCGAGGCCGCGCGGTCCTTCGCGGTGCTGACCGGGAACACCAGGGAAGGCGGCGCGCACTACGAGCGCCTGTCGGGTGTGGACACCCTGGTGCTCCTGATGGGCGTGCGCAACCTCGACCAGATTGCCGCGGACCTGATTGCGGCGGGCCGGGACCCCCAGACGCCCGCCGCGACCGTGCAGTGGGGCACCACCCCGCAGCAGCGCGCCGTGACCGGCACCCTGGCAACCATCGCGGACGTGGTGCGCGCCGCCGGGCTGGAAGCCCCGGCCGTGACCGTGGTGGGTGAGGTGGTGCGCCTGCGGGACACGCTGCGCTGGTTCGACACGGCGCCCGGCTTTGGTGGACCGCTCGCCGGCAAGACCGTGGCGGTCACCCGTACGCGTGACGGTGCCAGCGGCCTGTCTGACCGTCTGCGGGCGCGCGGCGCCAGTGTGCTGGAAGTCCCGTTGATCCGCTTCGCTCCCACGGCGCGCCCGGGTGAGCTGCGCGCGAGGCTGCGCGACCTGAGCGGCGTGGCGTGGCTGCTGCTCAGCAGTAACCAGGCGGTCAGTTCGCTGTTCACCCACCTGGACGCGCTGGGGTTGGATGCCCGGCACCTGGCGGGCGTGCGCGTTGCGGCGGTGGGGCCCAGCACCGCCCGGTCCCTGGCGGAGCGGGGTGTGCGGGCGGACTTCGTGCCGGCCACCCCGGGCGCACGGCACCTGGGGGCCGGACTGCCGGCCGGGCCAGAGGAGGGCACCCTGCTGCACCTGACGTCCCAGGTGGCCGAGGATGATCTGCAGCGCGCCCTGGAAGAGCGCGGCCTGACGTACGAGCGCGAGGAGCTGTACCGCACGGAGCCCGCCCAGCCGGATGACCTGTCCATGGACCGTCTCCGCGGCGCGGCGGTCGTGACGCTCGCGTCCGGCAGCGCTGCGCGGCACCTGGCGGCGCTGGCGGGTACGGCGTTCCGGGTCGCGGCCATGGGACCACAGACCGCGGACGCAGCGCGTGAGGCGGGCTTCACGCAGGTGACGGTGGCGCATGAAGCCACCCTGGACGCCCTGGCGCAGGCCGCGGAGGCGGCCATTCAGGCATAG
- a CDS encoding precorrin-2 dehydrogenase/sirohydrochlorin ferrochelatase family protein: protein MSLLPAFLDLHGAQAVVIGGGPVALRRARSLLGSGAQVQVIAPQVHPDFQALSVEVTPRHYRRGDLSGARIAVAATDSPDVNGAVVRDALTLGLLVNDASDATRGNLRFAALAEGHGVQVAVNTGRELPTLAQALSERIAELLPSAEQLRDWTGRREHALTLPGDQKQAQLNALRAEIRRAVGVPA, encoded by the coding sequence GTGAGCCTGCTGCCTGCCTTTCTGGACCTGCACGGCGCCCAGGCTGTCGTGATCGGCGGCGGGCCCGTGGCCCTGCGCCGCGCCCGCAGCCTGCTGGGCAGCGGCGCCCAGGTGCAGGTCATCGCTCCGCAGGTGCACCCTGACTTCCAGGCCCTGTCCGTGGAGGTCACGCCCCGGCACTACCGCCGCGGGGACCTCAGCGGCGCGCGGATCGCGGTGGCCGCCACAGATTCGCCGGATGTGAACGGCGCCGTGGTGCGTGACGCGCTGACCCTCGGCCTGCTCGTGAATGACGCTTCCGACGCCACGCGGGGGAACCTGCGCTTCGCCGCACTCGCTGAAGGGCACGGGGTTCAGGTGGCCGTGAACACCGGCCGTGAACTGCCCACGCTTGCCCAGGCGCTCAGCGAACGGATCGCGGAGCTGCTGCCGAGCGCCGAACAGCTGCGTGACTGGACGGGCCGCCGCGAGCACGCCCTTACCCTGCCGGGCGACCAGAAGCAGGCGCAGCTCAACGCGCTGCGCGCCGAGATCCGCCGGGCCGTAGGAGTTCCCGCATGA